A part of Streptomyces sp. NBC_00557 genomic DNA contains:
- a CDS encoding VOC family protein, which produces MYQQMIFVNLAVSDLDASKKFFTELGYTINPQFSNDNAASVVISDTIVAMLLTKPFYATFTKKEIADARTTSEVLIALSAESREKADELVDRALALGATPSGEPQDHGFMYGRSFDDLDGHTWEVVWMDPAMMQG; this is translated from the coding sequence ATGTACCAGCAGATGATCTTCGTGAACCTGGCCGTGAGCGACCTCGACGCCTCGAAGAAGTTCTTCACGGAGCTGGGCTACACGATCAACCCGCAGTTCAGCAACGACAACGCCGCCTCCGTGGTGATCAGCGACACCATCGTCGCGATGCTGCTGACCAAGCCGTTCTACGCGACCTTCACCAAGAAGGAGATCGCCGACGCCAGGACGACCAGCGAGGTGCTGATCGCGCTGAGCGCCGAGAGCCGCGAGAAGGCGGACGAACTGGTGGACAGGGCCCTCGCCCTGGGCGCCACGCCGAGCGGCGAGCCCCAGGACCACGGCTTCATGTACGGCCGCTCCTTCGACGACCTCGACGGCCACACCTGGGAGGTCGTCTGGATGGACCCGGCGATGATGCAGGGCTGA
- a CDS encoding ABC transporter ATP-binding protein yields MEAEAPPDNDVLWARSLHFSHPDGSPGLKGVSLGVRASEILAVTGPRGSGKTTLLRCLSGLVPVREGEVWFNSSPLHTLGPMRRERLRRERFAWIDTQPVLVPELNVWENAALPLMLRGAGRRRAKVAALEWLERLDVGDRARNRPHELQQAERQRVAIARALATTPTVLFADEPTAPLHRADRTHVLRTLTTAARSHGITVVLATHDPDTAALADSTVCLLDGRRVSTVHLPETPETEGRAAWSLYV; encoded by the coding sequence ATGGAGGCCGAGGCCCCGCCGGACAACGACGTGCTCTGGGCACGCTCCCTGCACTTCAGCCACCCCGACGGCTCCCCCGGACTCAAAGGGGTCTCGCTCGGTGTGCGCGCGAGCGAGATCCTCGCCGTCACCGGCCCGCGCGGCAGCGGCAAGACCACCCTGCTGCGCTGCCTGTCCGGCCTGGTGCCGGTGCGCGAGGGCGAGGTGTGGTTCAACAGCTCCCCCCTGCACACCCTCGGCCCGATGCGCCGCGAGCGGCTGCGCCGGGAGCGGTTCGCCTGGATCGACACCCAGCCGGTCCTGGTGCCCGAGCTGAACGTCTGGGAGAACGCCGCGCTGCCCCTGATGCTGCGCGGCGCCGGCCGCCGCAGGGCCAAGGTCGCCGCACTGGAGTGGCTGGAACGCCTCGACGTCGGCGACAGGGCCCGCAACCGCCCGCACGAGCTGCAGCAGGCCGAGCGCCAGCGCGTGGCCATCGCCCGGGCCCTGGCCACGACCCCCACGGTCCTCTTCGCCGACGAGCCCACGGCCCCGCTGCACCGGGCCGACCGCACCCACGTGCTGCGCACCCTCACCACGGCCGCCCGCTCGCACGGCATCACCGTGGTCCTCGCCACCCACGACCCCGACACCGCCGCCCTCGCCGACAGCACCGTCTGCCTGCTGGACGGCCGGCGCGTCAGCACCGTGCACCTGCCGGAGACCCCCGAGACGGAAGGCCGGGCCGCGTGGTCGCTCTACGTCTGA
- a CDS encoding LAETG motif-containing sortase-dependent surface protein gives MRILGVASASAAIVLGVSSSALACNIRDFKAEAKCEGGKGVIVVTDTDASGTPAHVSVFLEGSSGVETKVGEQEVKGSAQGTPVTFPEDWKPSATYRVHIKAANLVDEDIKPSLVTASTACTTDSPTPTAPSKPKPKPSKSAPAESATPAPSASASSSAPASAPSNAPSPAAGDSNLAETGANSNTGLIAGVAGALVVVGGGAVYFGMRRRGARGNG, from the coding sequence GTGCGCATTCTGGGTGTCGCCTCCGCCTCGGCCGCGATCGTGCTGGGTGTCTCCAGCTCCGCGCTGGCCTGCAACATCCGTGACTTCAAGGCCGAAGCCAAGTGCGAGGGCGGCAAGGGCGTCATCGTCGTCACCGACACCGACGCCTCCGGCACCCCGGCGCACGTCTCCGTGTTCCTCGAGGGCAGCAGCGGCGTCGAGACCAAGGTGGGCGAGCAGGAGGTCAAGGGCTCTGCCCAGGGCACTCCTGTCACCTTCCCGGAGGACTGGAAGCCGAGCGCGACCTATCGCGTGCACATCAAGGCGGCCAACCTCGTCGACGAGGACATCAAGCCCAGCCTGGTGACCGCGTCCACCGCCTGCACGACCGACAGCCCGACCCCGACGGCTCCCTCGAAGCCGAAGCCGAAGCCGTCGAAGTCCGCCCCGGCGGAGTCGGCGACCCCGGCCCCGTCGGCCTCCGCGTCCAGCTCCGCCCCGGCGAGCGCGCCGAGCAACGCGCCGTCCCCGGCGGCCGGTGACTCCAACCTCGCCGAGACCGGTGCCAACTCCAACACCGGCCTGATCGCCGGCGTCGCCGGTGCGCTCGTCGTCGTCGGCGGCGGCGCGGTCTACTTCGGCATGCGCCGTCGTGGAGCGCGCGGCAACGGCTGA
- a CDS encoding Lrp/AsnC family transcriptional regulator: MHSEVVASRSADQRDSARESRNGNSPQLDAVSLAIIQQLQEDGRRPYAAIGKAVGLSEAAVRQRVQKLLDQGVMQIVAVTDPLTVGFRRQAMVGINVEGDVESIADALTDMSEVEYVVMTAGSFDILAEIVCEDDDHLLDVINKRIRALPGVRSTESFVYLKLKKQTYMWGTR; the protein is encoded by the coding sequence GTGCACAGTGAGGTCGTGGCCAGTCGAAGCGCAGACCAGAGGGACTCCGCCCGCGAGTCCAGGAACGGCAACAGCCCCCAGCTGGACGCCGTCTCCCTCGCCATCATCCAGCAGCTCCAGGAGGACGGCCGCAGGCCGTACGCGGCGATCGGCAAGGCCGTCGGCCTGTCCGAGGCGGCCGTGCGCCAGCGCGTCCAGAAACTGCTGGACCAGGGCGTGATGCAGATCGTCGCCGTCACGGACCCGCTCACCGTGGGCTTCCGCCGGCAGGCGATGGTCGGCATCAACGTCGAGGGCGACGTCGAGTCCATCGCGGACGCGCTGACCGACATGTCGGAAGTCGAGTACGTGGTGATGACCGCGGGCTCGTTCGACATCCTCGCCGAGATCGTCTGCGAGGACGACGACCACCTGCTGGACGTCATCAACAAACGCATCCGGGCCCTGCCCGGGGTGCGCTCCACCGAGAGCTTCGTCTACCTGAAGCTGAAGAAGCAGACCTACATGTGGGGAACCCGATAA
- a CDS encoding aspartate aminotransferase family protein: MGNPITVTQKDLSRTAYDHLWMHFTRMSSYENSPVPTIVRGEGTYIYDDKGKRYLDGLAGLFVVQAGHGRTELAETAFKQAQELAFFPVWSYAHPKAVELAERLADYAPGDLNKVFFTTGGGEAVETAWKLAKQYFKLTGKPTKHKVISRAVAYHGTPQGALSITGLPGLKAPFEPLVPGAHKVPNTNIYRAPIFGDDPEAFGRWAADQIEQQILFEGPETVAAVFLEPVQNAGGCFPPPPGYFQRVREICDQYDVLLVSDEVICAFGRLGTMFACDKFGYVPDMITCAKGMTSGYSPIGACIISDRLAEPFYKGDNTFLHGYTFGGHPVSAAVGLANLDLFERENLNQHVLDNEGAFLQTLQKLHDLPIVGDVRGNGFFYGIELVKDKNTKESFNDEETERVLYGFLSKALYDNGLYCRADDRGDPVVQLAPPLISDQETFDEIEQILRATLTEAWTKL, encoded by the coding sequence GTGGGGAACCCGATAACCGTGACCCAGAAGGACCTCAGCCGCACCGCGTACGACCACTTGTGGATGCACTTCACCCGCATGTCCTCGTACGAGAACTCCCCCGTGCCGACCATCGTCCGGGGCGAGGGCACCTACATCTACGACGACAAGGGCAAGCGCTACCTCGACGGTCTGGCCGGTCTGTTCGTGGTCCAGGCCGGTCACGGCCGCACGGAGCTCGCCGAAACGGCTTTCAAGCAGGCCCAGGAGCTGGCCTTCTTCCCGGTGTGGTCGTACGCCCACCCGAAGGCCGTCGAGCTGGCCGAGCGCCTCGCCGACTACGCCCCGGGCGACCTGAACAAGGTCTTCTTCACCACCGGCGGCGGCGAGGCCGTCGAGACCGCCTGGAAGCTCGCCAAGCAGTACTTCAAGCTGACCGGCAAGCCCACCAAGCACAAGGTGATCTCCCGCGCGGTCGCCTACCACGGCACCCCGCAGGGCGCCCTGTCGATCACCGGCCTGCCCGGCCTGAAGGCCCCCTTCGAGCCGCTCGTCCCGGGCGCGCACAAGGTGCCGAACACCAACATCTACCGCGCCCCGATCTTCGGCGACGACCCCGAGGCCTTCGGCCGCTGGGCCGCCGACCAGATCGAGCAGCAGATCCTGTTCGAGGGCCCGGAGACCGTCGCCGCGGTCTTCCTGGAGCCGGTGCAGAACGCCGGCGGCTGCTTCCCGCCGCCGCCCGGCTACTTCCAGCGCGTGCGCGAGATCTGCGACCAGTACGACGTGCTGCTCGTGTCGGACGAGGTCATCTGCGCCTTCGGCCGCCTCGGCACGATGTTCGCCTGCGACAAGTTCGGCTACGTCCCGGACATGATCACCTGCGCCAAGGGCATGACCTCGGGCTACTCCCCGATCGGCGCCTGCATCATCTCCGACCGCCTCGCCGAGCCGTTCTACAAGGGCGACAACACCTTCCTGCACGGCTACACCTTCGGCGGCCACCCCGTGTCCGCCGCGGTGGGTCTGGCCAACCTCGACCTGTTCGAGCGCGAGAACCTGAACCAGCACGTGCTGGACAACGAGGGCGCCTTCCTGCAGACCCTGCAGAAGCTGCACGACCTGCCGATCGTCGGCGACGTCCGCGGCAACGGCTTCTTCTACGGCATCGAGCTGGTGAAGGACAAGAACACCAAGGAGTCCTTCAACGACGAGGAGACCGAGCGCGTCCTGTACGGCTTCCTCTCCAAGGCGCTGTACGACAACGGCCTGTACTGCCGTGCCGACGACCGCGGCGACCCGGTCGTCCAGCTCGCCCCGCCGCTGATCTCCGACCAGGAGACCTTCGACGAGATCGAGCAGATCCTGCGCGCGACGCTGACGGAGGCGTGGACCAAGCTCTGA